A genomic window from Pelagicoccus albus includes:
- the sixA gene encoding phosphohistidine phosphatase SixA — translation MQQTIYIARHAHALDEAPSDALRPLSEKGHKQCARLVQGLRKTSLLSVSEVWHSGYLRAEQTASALANGLGLPLPHLQKDGLTPYDHPRSIAEKINQTHENFLLAGHEPNLSHLASLLLSGRDDFQAVIFPKASILCLSRMKVGSQATPWQIEWHLNHKHYK, via the coding sequence ATGCAACAAACGATCTACATTGCTCGCCATGCACACGCGTTGGACGAAGCCCCGAGCGACGCCCTACGCCCTTTGAGCGAAAAGGGACACAAACAGTGCGCTCGACTGGTCCAAGGCCTGAGGAAAACTAGCCTCCTATCGGTATCTGAAGTCTGGCACAGTGGATACCTGCGAGCCGAGCAAACGGCCAGCGCCCTAGCCAACGGACTGGGACTTCCCCTGCCACACCTGCAAAAGGACGGCCTCACCCCCTACGACCACCCTCGAAGCATCGCGGAGAAGATCAACCAGACACACGAAAACTTCCTCCTCGCCGGACACGAGCCAAACCTCTCGCACCTTGCCTCTCTGCTTCTATCCGGCCGCGACGACTTTCAGGCCGTCATCTTCCCCAAAGCATCCATTCTCTGCTTAAGCCGAATGAAGGTGGGCTCTCAAGCAACCCCTTGGCAAATCGAGTGGCATCTTAACCACAAACACTACAAGTAG
- a CDS encoding SDR family oxidoreductase has translation MKILLTGASGLLGASFAAAAQRRGHHVVGIVGAYSGKIPGVALTKTLDLTQLDQLEAFALELFPDAIVNCAAISEPKDCEADPQGSRLLNVALPEKLALLSRHLFATLIHISSEQVFDGTQELYFRDSPTSPTNEYARQKRESEEAVHSICAEFATTLRLPLLMGNSLGRDRSMHERLFAAWSQGQQTPLFTDEIRQPCHVENIASVMVELCERSDLKGVYHWAGEKSLSRFEMGQRIVRHFGLPEDLIIAAQRGDDPRFAHRQARLVFDLTPLASKLKTQPPCFSDQLDTLIVPRNAQAWYHSI, from the coding sequence ATGAAGATCCTTCTCACCGGCGCATCTGGCCTATTAGGAGCATCCTTTGCCGCGGCTGCCCAGCGCCGAGGTCACCACGTCGTGGGCATCGTCGGAGCATACTCAGGCAAAATTCCCGGAGTCGCTCTAACCAAGACGCTGGACTTAACCCAGCTCGATCAGTTGGAAGCCTTCGCCCTGGAGCTGTTTCCCGACGCCATCGTCAACTGTGCCGCGATTTCAGAGCCCAAGGATTGTGAAGCGGACCCGCAAGGCTCTCGCCTGCTAAATGTGGCCTTGCCAGAAAAACTCGCCCTGCTCTCACGGCACCTTTTTGCCACCTTAATCCACATTTCCTCCGAGCAGGTATTCGACGGGACACAAGAGCTATACTTCCGCGACTCTCCTACGTCCCCAACCAACGAATACGCACGCCAAAAAAGGGAATCGGAAGAAGCGGTGCATTCCATTTGCGCCGAATTCGCCACCACGCTGCGACTTCCCCTCCTTATGGGCAACAGCCTTGGCAGGGATCGCAGCATGCATGAGAGACTTTTCGCCGCCTGGTCCCAAGGCCAACAGACGCCACTCTTCACGGATGAAATCCGCCAGCCGTGCCACGTCGAAAACATCGCCTCGGTCATGGTGGAGCTTTGCGAACGCTCGGACCTCAAGGGCGTTTATCACTGGGCTGGAGAAAAGAGCCTTTCCCGTTTCGAAATGGGTCAGCGAATCGTGAGGCATTTCGGATTGCCGGAAGACTTGATCATCGCCGCACAACGCGGGGACGACCCAAGATTCGCCCACCGGCAAGCCCGACTGGTCTTCGACCTCACTCCCCTTGCCAGTAAACTGAAAACCCAACCACCCTGTTTCTCCGACCAACTCGATACCTTGATCGTCCCCAGGAACGCTCAGGCTTGGTACCATTCCATCTGA
- a CDS encoding YfiR family protein — translation MKRFCQGIQVAMLVAALWACFAASASPVPKAKVEAAITLQLLSFTEWSDQKSGPRVIGVFESSEAMTEFQIAVESEQYIDKFEVVALSSTTPSDLIQSCDAIFFDKPQDTALPRLIRKIEGQSIVLIGTFDQFLEQGGLVNLVQNQRKLSFEINMANSKQRNIAYRAKLLKLATRIVN, via the coding sequence ATGAAGCGCTTCTGCCAAGGTATCCAAGTCGCCATGCTCGTAGCAGCCCTGTGGGCTTGCTTCGCAGCTTCGGCGTCCCCAGTGCCCAAGGCAAAAGTGGAAGCTGCCATTACTTTGCAGCTCTTAAGCTTCACCGAGTGGTCTGATCAAAAAAGCGGTCCGCGAGTAATCGGTGTCTTCGAATCGTCCGAAGCGATGACGGAATTCCAAATCGCTGTCGAAAGCGAACAGTACATAGATAAGTTCGAGGTCGTGGCTCTCAGTTCAACCACACCCAGCGATCTGATTCAGAGCTGCGACGCTATCTTCTTCGATAAGCCACAAGACACCGCCCTTCCCAGACTCATTAGGAAAATTGAAGGTCAATCTATCGTCCTAATTGGTACTTTCGACCAATTCCTCGAGCAAGGCGGGCTAGTTAACCTGGTTCAAAACCAGCGAAAGCTCAGCTTCGAAATCAACATGGCGAACTCAAAGCAACGCAACATAGCCTACCGGGCGAAGTTGCTAAAACTGGCTACAAGGATCGTAAACTGA
- a CDS encoding lipoate--protein ligase family protein, producing the protein MAHSFHILPDNTGSAAQHMAFDSLLLQRYQPADAIRFRHYEWVRNAYTFGLSQRYSYITSEVSDHSAEIVRRPTGGGLVDHTADWTYTLVIPSSHPFSKGQPVDSYRDVHQCMIDALALQGVEAEFNLTPPSQSTPSVCFNKAELYDVVLTNLPSKVAGAAQKRSKAGYMLQGSIWKPLASRVDWEQFATDFTASLAKLLNAEIEYVSSPSWNPEEEDALADQFDSENWNQRR; encoded by the coding sequence ATGGCGCACTCCTTTCACATCCTTCCCGACAACACTGGTTCAGCCGCCCAGCACATGGCATTCGATTCCTTGCTTCTGCAACGCTACCAGCCCGCAGACGCCATTCGTTTTCGCCACTACGAGTGGGTGCGCAACGCCTACACCTTCGGACTGAGCCAGCGCTATTCCTACATCACCTCCGAAGTCTCAGATCATAGCGCCGAGATCGTAAGACGCCCCACTGGAGGCGGTCTTGTAGACCATACCGCCGATTGGACCTACACCCTCGTCATCCCCTCCAGCCACCCCTTTTCAAAAGGCCAACCGGTCGATAGCTATCGAGACGTACATCAGTGCATGATCGATGCTCTGGCCCTGCAAGGCGTCGAAGCTGAATTTAATCTCACTCCTCCAAGCCAGTCTACACCAAGCGTTTGCTTCAACAAGGCTGAGCTCTACGACGTCGTTTTGACGAACCTTCCCAGCAAAGTCGCTGGCGCCGCGCAAAAGCGATCCAAGGCGGGCTATATGCTGCAGGGCTCTATCTGGAAACCGCTAGCCAGCAGAGTAGACTGGGAGCAGTTCGCTACAGACTTCACGGCCTCTCTGGCCAAACTTCTGAATGCTGAGATTGAATACGTGAGCTCTCCCTCCTGGAACCCCGAGGAGGAAGACGCTCTTGCCGACCAATTTGATTCCGAAAATTGGAATCAACGCCGGTAA
- a CDS encoding M16 family metallopeptidase, with protein sequence MSFFKPLVFFSLFIALLTAAKAQLPEDFDLNSPLPVDPDVRVGELANGLRYYIRENSEPENRVSLRLVVNAGSLQEEDDQRGIAHFLEHMAFNGTKHFEKQELVNFLESIGMRFGQHLNASTSFDQTIYKLEVPWDDEEVKDKAFLILEDWADAISLDPFEIEAERGVIVEEWRSGQGASQRIRDQQYPLVYFNSRYAKRLPIGSMFVVQNAPAERFVDFYEKWYRPDLMAVIAVGDFDGDEMERQIISRFSRLENPEDAPERLNYEVPDHDQTLSSIISDPEITSMSAVVYLKLDKDGDETATDYRRHLIERIYFSLLNRRLGERTLEATPPYISASVGSTGLGREKRAYVMSANLMQGKVEEGLQYLAAEVARASETGFSEGELSRVTADMIRRMDRAYEERENTPSSVFAAEYTRAFTVDEPIPGIALERDMTRAFLTGLDVDEVNEVGEAFRNHHNRVILFTAPEAEGYDLPSEEELLAIFEEGWTKDLGEYVDDVSDEPLLKEIPEPGDIVAEIYHEDVDVYDWTLSNGARVIVKPTSFKNDQVLMSAYSEGGYSMVADDEYVPAMTATMLLGEAGIGPFSTIQLEKKLAGKAVRLSPGIGSNTETLGGSSSPQDLEEFFKLVYLQITQPNEADLPKAYESIKNRLSEVVANRSKSPGAVFQDAIEEAFYGDHPRHQPLDLDRLDEMDARLSLEIFKDRFQNAGDFVFVFVGSIELDSFREQVKTYLASLPTRDKEPEKARDLGDRPKSGRLSVDIKKGLEEKTSARVYFNGEAEWSPEERYALAFARGLLNIRMREVLREDNGGVYGVSVFGALGRLPAGSYSTGFGFTCDPGNAETLVRLGLMEILSLQENGPRAENVQKVKELHIREHERGVKDNGFWLRNLLGMSAEGRDFSEILSFEEMVRSFDPLAARDAARKYFDMNNLLVAYLRPEYAE encoded by the coding sequence ATGTCGTTTTTCAAACCACTCGTATTCTTCTCCCTTTTCATCGCTCTGCTCACGGCAGCCAAGGCGCAGCTGCCCGAGGACTTCGACTTAAATTCACCCTTGCCAGTGGATCCGGATGTCCGGGTTGGAGAATTGGCAAACGGCCTCCGGTATTACATCCGAGAGAATTCGGAACCGGAAAATCGAGTCTCCTTGCGACTCGTGGTGAATGCCGGTTCCCTGCAGGAAGAAGACGACCAAAGAGGTATCGCTCACTTCCTGGAGCACATGGCCTTCAATGGTACCAAGCATTTTGAGAAGCAGGAGCTCGTTAACTTTCTGGAATCGATTGGGATGCGATTTGGCCAGCACCTCAATGCCAGCACTTCCTTCGACCAAACAATCTATAAACTCGAAGTGCCTTGGGATGACGAGGAAGTGAAGGACAAGGCCTTCCTGATCCTCGAAGATTGGGCGGATGCCATCTCGCTAGACCCTTTCGAGATCGAAGCGGAAAGAGGAGTCATCGTTGAGGAGTGGCGGTCTGGGCAAGGAGCGTCGCAGCGGATCAGGGACCAGCAATATCCGCTCGTCTACTTCAACTCCCGCTACGCGAAGCGGCTTCCGATCGGTTCAATGTTTGTCGTGCAGAATGCTCCGGCGGAGAGGTTCGTCGACTTTTACGAGAAATGGTACCGTCCAGACCTCATGGCGGTGATCGCGGTGGGAGATTTTGATGGGGACGAAATGGAGCGTCAGATTATCTCTCGTTTTTCCCGATTGGAAAATCCTGAGGATGCCCCCGAGAGACTGAATTACGAAGTCCCAGACCACGATCAGACGCTATCTTCCATCATTTCTGATCCGGAGATCACTAGCATGTCCGCGGTCGTTTATTTGAAACTAGACAAGGATGGCGACGAAACGGCAACCGACTACCGTCGTCACTTGATTGAGCGAATCTACTTTTCCTTGCTTAATCGAAGACTGGGAGAGCGTACCCTCGAGGCGACTCCGCCTTACATCAGCGCGAGCGTCGGCAGTACGGGACTCGGAAGGGAGAAACGAGCTTACGTGATGTCGGCCAACCTCATGCAGGGCAAAGTGGAAGAAGGGTTGCAGTACCTTGCTGCGGAAGTGGCAAGAGCGAGCGAAACGGGCTTCAGCGAAGGCGAGCTGTCTCGCGTGACGGCGGATATGATTCGTCGGATGGATCGCGCCTATGAAGAGCGCGAAAATACGCCTTCCTCGGTTTTTGCGGCTGAGTATACCCGAGCGTTTACGGTGGATGAGCCGATTCCCGGGATCGCCTTGGAACGCGACATGACGCGGGCGTTTTTGACTGGGTTGGATGTTGATGAAGTGAACGAGGTAGGTGAAGCGTTTCGAAACCACCACAATCGAGTGATCTTGTTTACTGCTCCCGAGGCGGAAGGCTACGATCTGCCGTCCGAGGAAGAGTTGCTCGCGATTTTTGAAGAAGGCTGGACCAAGGATTTGGGAGAGTATGTGGACGATGTTTCGGATGAGCCCTTGCTTAAGGAGATTCCGGAACCGGGAGACATTGTCGCGGAAATCTACCACGAGGATGTGGATGTTTACGATTGGACGCTATCCAATGGGGCTCGCGTAATTGTGAAGCCAACCTCGTTCAAGAACGACCAAGTTCTCATGTCGGCCTACAGCGAGGGAGGGTATAGCATGGTGGCGGACGATGAATACGTGCCCGCCATGACTGCCACGATGCTGTTGGGCGAGGCTGGAATCGGACCCTTCAGCACCATACAGCTCGAAAAAAAGCTAGCGGGTAAGGCTGTGCGGCTTTCGCCTGGAATTGGCTCCAACACGGAGACTCTTGGTGGGTCGAGCTCCCCTCAGGATTTGGAAGAGTTTTTCAAGTTAGTCTATCTGCAGATCACACAGCCGAACGAAGCGGATTTGCCTAAAGCCTACGAATCCATCAAGAATCGCTTGTCTGAGGTGGTGGCGAATCGAAGCAAGTCGCCCGGAGCGGTCTTTCAGGATGCAATCGAAGAGGCGTTCTACGGGGATCATCCCCGCCATCAGCCTTTGGATTTAGATAGGCTGGACGAAATGGATGCCCGTCTATCCTTGGAGATATTCAAGGATAGATTCCAGAACGCGGGAGATTTCGTTTTTGTATTTGTGGGTTCCATCGAGCTCGATTCCTTTCGCGAGCAGGTGAAGACCTACCTAGCCAGCTTGCCGACACGGGATAAAGAGCCTGAGAAAGCTCGCGATCTGGGGGACCGGCCAAAATCCGGTCGCTTGTCGGTCGACATCAAGAAGGGCTTAGAAGAAAAGACTTCTGCCAGAGTGTATTTCAATGGAGAGGCGGAATGGTCTCCAGAAGAACGCTATGCCTTGGCCTTTGCCCGCGGGCTCCTGAACATTCGCATGCGCGAGGTGCTGCGCGAAGATAACGGAGGAGTCTATGGAGTGAGCGTGTTTGGAGCGCTGGGCCGCTTACCCGCTGGTTCTTATTCGACTGGATTTGGATTTACCTGCGATCCAGGAAACGCAGAGACTCTCGTCAGGTTGGGTCTGATGGAGATCTTGTCGCTTCAGGAGAATGGCCCCCGCGCGGAAAACGTGCAAAAGGTGAAGGAACTTCACATCCGTGAGCACGAGCGTGGCGTGAAAGATAACGGATTCTGGCTTCGCAATTTGTTAGGTATGTCTGCAGAAGGCAGGGACTTTTCTGAAATCCTCAGTTTCGAGGAAATGGTACGTTCCTTTGATCCGCTGGCGGCTCGAGATGCAGCTCGGAAGTATTTCGATATGAACAACCTCTTGGTCGCGTATTTGCGTCCCGAGTACGCGGAGTAG
- a CDS encoding CobW family GTP-binding protein, which produces MPETSPSLSVTILSGFLGAGKTTLLNHLLLNADGERIAVIVNDIGEVNIDASLIQSEVRSLESGSQSEVVELTGGCICCTIQGDLALAVMDLAQKGNIDHIVIESTGVAEPTQIVHTFLTPGPNGKSLEEVVQIDSLVTVIDSAFFLKEWKANQAKGANRELLRQQDERPVFELVVEQIECADLLVINKMDMVSDQERSEIRIILDELNRRATKHECENGQLANQAILHNHSFDLDKTLSGASWLQSLNKQDQDSGPADPVEDARPVTFRKLSAPVSSLIQPSISKALDPINKAKQGLVTLVYRARRPFSADKFAHIINNSIPGLLRAKGYAWIDGNDAQVGFLSIAGSTTRCDFIGSWWVTALEKGNIDRSQIPAEVEQKWESPHGDRRQELVFIGFKLDRDRLQAELDACLVD; this is translated from the coding sequence ATGCCTGAAACTTCGCCCAGTCTGTCCGTCACCATTCTTTCCGGCTTCCTCGGAGCAGGAAAGACCACCCTGCTGAATCACCTGCTCCTAAACGCCGACGGCGAACGTATCGCAGTCATCGTCAACGATATCGGCGAAGTGAATATAGACGCATCCCTGATCCAAAGCGAAGTTCGCAGCCTGGAGAGCGGCTCACAAAGCGAGGTGGTCGAGCTGACCGGTGGTTGCATTTGCTGCACCATTCAAGGCGATCTCGCCCTAGCAGTCATGGATCTCGCCCAAAAAGGAAATATCGACCACATCGTGATCGAGTCCACTGGCGTCGCCGAGCCCACCCAAATCGTACACACCTTCCTAACACCGGGCCCCAACGGCAAATCACTGGAGGAAGTGGTTCAAATCGACAGCCTGGTCACGGTCATCGACTCCGCCTTTTTCCTAAAAGAATGGAAGGCGAATCAAGCGAAAGGGGCCAATCGCGAACTTCTTCGCCAACAGGATGAGCGGCCTGTTTTTGAATTGGTCGTAGAGCAAATCGAATGCGCCGACCTCCTCGTCATCAACAAGATGGATATGGTCAGCGACCAAGAACGCTCGGAAATCCGCATCATCTTGGACGAACTCAATCGACGCGCCACTAAACACGAATGTGAAAATGGCCAATTGGCCAACCAAGCAATCCTTCACAACCATTCCTTCGATTTGGATAAAACCTTGTCGGGCGCAAGTTGGCTCCAAAGCCTCAACAAACAAGACCAGGACTCCGGCCCCGCAGATCCCGTGGAAGACGCCCGCCCCGTCACCTTCCGCAAACTCTCCGCACCGGTGAGTTCCCTTATTCAACCGAGCATCTCGAAGGCCCTAGATCCCATCAATAAAGCCAAGCAGGGTCTCGTCACCCTCGTTTACCGAGCTCGACGCCCCTTCAGCGCCGACAAGTTCGCACACATTATCAACAACTCGATTCCCGGTCTCCTCCGAGCCAAGGGTTACGCTTGGATCGATGGAAACGACGCCCAAGTCGGCTTCCTCTCTATCGCCGGATCCACGACACGTTGCGACTTCATCGGAAGCTGGTGGGTTACTGCGCTCGAAAAAGGAAACATCGATCGCTCCCAAATACCTGCCGAGGTGGAACAAAAATGGGAATCTCCACACGGAGACCGACGGCAGGAGCTCGTATTCATCGGTTTCAAGTTAGACCGCGATAGACTACAAGCTGAACTTGACGCCTGCCTCGTCGACTAG
- a CDS encoding DEAD/DEAH box helicase yields MAPDESSSWKSKLEESLGRSFTSGERQQLNAISELAEEFEWREALYAKDLEAFDPEIKLKVQDPTKPISDGIWVEKPETELEILQYVAFLLQRYESPVPTFLSSLVDTTEIEQALIQRARLKETRLWKNRLGNLSQRKYVTPASTLEIRLKLYGKALKWEGRHADDAPYQTITAKDFGQWLSRDYGFLERFAPHSLTLCALFQEYYKSTQRARIDLDRPEDCSFLNTLLHHPITREQIVGSNNKPFEVSELSLRWTGVQNGIGDDGCYVLQLELDDGAPAPFPLIYLAGEKPLYLCGDTLYYGPPLLRPNERPNKLFTIPAPALEAPEGLLFLRNHGLPLPASVGEGIVCIPMQARLYCQVRKNEGEWSKKTFLDCRLYSVSPDQEFWFCLTSDGWKPAGNPETKSDPTSPPEKTLFEHPPSDYVPEVLEAFELEEDEDEEGLWARTIEPGFAREFISWIHEIPDDIQLVPDDELDTLVDGRPAGRYALGVSQDDNTDWFNLKLNPQFSDTTLTEEEQKIVMRARGEYTYIPGKGWKRFESEVVDSDKQLLDSMGINFDEAGSGQHSLHTLQLADEKLEETAFDEMRDSIRKRSKELTAKTATAVPKGINSELRPYQVEGFKFLAYLAHNNFGGVLADDMGLGKTLQTLTFLTWLKLNRPADEPFACLVVCPKSVMHVWQKEVEIHSSLLKISIFDSEVHTAAGWQLDGSDILVANYSQMRIRKDIFHNINWTVTILDEAQYIKNPSSQTAKVARELKSEHRIALTGTPVENKATDLWSIFSYALPGLLGSKSSFSKHYKENDPQTPARLASRVSHFMIRRSKKQVATDLPDRIEESLVCQMEGEQKDLYLAELKLTQEKVLGIDSKSAFAKERFNILASLLRLRQICCHPALISSEYKSVKSAKLEGLLDLVSELQEEGHKVLIFSQFVEMLKIIAEALDGIGCKHLTLTGQTRDREQLVDQFQNDDSITAFLLSLRAAGSGLNLTSASYVVLYDPWWNPAVEAQAIDRTHRIGQKNTVNAYRLIAKDSVEQKIQSLQLRKETLANEIVREEALSDILDLDNLKHVLSQ; encoded by the coding sequence ATGGCTCCAGACGAAAGCAGTTCTTGGAAATCAAAGCTCGAAGAAAGCCTTGGCCGCTCCTTCACTTCTGGCGAAAGGCAACAGCTGAACGCCATCAGCGAGCTCGCTGAAGAATTCGAGTGGAGAGAGGCTCTCTACGCGAAAGATTTAGAAGCCTTCGATCCTGAAATAAAACTTAAGGTTCAGGATCCCACCAAACCTATTAGTGACGGCATCTGGGTCGAGAAGCCGGAAACTGAGCTGGAGATCCTTCAGTACGTAGCCTTCTTGCTGCAGCGTTACGAGTCACCGGTTCCAACATTTCTGTCGTCTCTGGTGGATACCACCGAAATCGAACAAGCCCTCATACAACGGGCTCGCCTGAAGGAAACCAGACTTTGGAAAAATCGCTTGGGAAACTTATCCCAGCGAAAATATGTCACCCCAGCCTCCACTTTGGAGATACGCCTCAAGCTCTACGGAAAGGCTCTCAAATGGGAGGGCCGCCACGCGGATGACGCCCCCTACCAAACCATTACCGCCAAGGATTTCGGACAATGGCTTTCGAGGGATTACGGTTTCCTAGAGCGCTTTGCTCCCCATAGCCTTACCCTTTGCGCTCTCTTCCAAGAGTATTACAAATCTACGCAGCGAGCTCGCATCGATCTAGACCGACCCGAGGATTGCTCCTTTCTCAATACGCTCCTCCACCACCCGATCACTCGGGAGCAAATCGTAGGCTCAAACAACAAGCCTTTCGAAGTATCCGAACTATCATTACGATGGACCGGCGTGCAAAACGGAATCGGAGACGATGGTTGCTACGTCCTGCAACTTGAACTCGACGACGGTGCCCCGGCCCCGTTTCCCTTGATCTACTTGGCTGGAGAAAAGCCGCTCTATCTTTGCGGGGACACGCTCTACTATGGGCCTCCCTTACTTCGCCCCAATGAGCGACCCAACAAGCTATTTACCATCCCTGCCCCGGCCCTCGAAGCGCCAGAGGGGCTTCTCTTTCTGAGAAACCACGGCTTGCCGCTGCCAGCCAGCGTGGGAGAAGGCATCGTCTGCATCCCGATGCAAGCTCGCCTCTATTGCCAAGTCAGAAAGAACGAAGGCGAATGGAGCAAAAAGACATTTCTCGATTGCCGACTCTACTCCGTTTCCCCCGATCAGGAATTCTGGTTTTGCCTCACGAGTGATGGCTGGAAGCCCGCAGGCAATCCGGAAACAAAAAGCGATCCGACTTCTCCTCCCGAAAAAACACTCTTTGAACATCCTCCCAGCGACTACGTTCCCGAAGTCTTGGAAGCCTTCGAATTAGAAGAAGACGAGGATGAGGAGGGCCTCTGGGCCCGCACCATCGAACCGGGATTCGCTAGAGAATTCATAAGTTGGATACACGAAATCCCAGACGATATACAACTCGTTCCCGACGATGAGCTCGACACCCTAGTCGACGGACGTCCCGCAGGAAGATACGCTCTTGGCGTCTCCCAAGACGACAACACGGATTGGTTTAACCTGAAGCTCAACCCGCAATTTTCCGACACTACGCTCACCGAGGAGGAGCAAAAGATAGTCATGCGGGCCCGCGGAGAATACACCTACATTCCCGGAAAAGGATGGAAGCGATTCGAGAGCGAAGTCGTCGATAGCGACAAACAGCTTCTCGACTCCATGGGGATTAATTTCGACGAAGCCGGCAGCGGGCAGCATTCATTGCATACCCTGCAATTGGCGGATGAAAAGCTGGAGGAAACCGCATTTGATGAAATGCGCGATTCCATTCGCAAACGCTCCAAAGAGCTCACCGCCAAAACCGCTACCGCGGTACCCAAAGGCATCAATTCCGAACTCCGCCCCTACCAAGTCGAGGGTTTCAAGTTTTTGGCCTATCTGGCCCATAATAACTTCGGCGGCGTACTAGCCGACGACATGGGTCTGGGTAAAACCCTGCAAACCTTGACCTTTCTCACTTGGCTTAAGCTAAACCGTCCCGCAGACGAACCCTTTGCCTGCCTCGTGGTTTGTCCGAAATCGGTCATGCATGTGTGGCAGAAGGAAGTGGAAATCCATTCTAGCCTGCTGAAAATCTCGATCTTCGACTCCGAGGTTCATACGGCCGCAGGATGGCAATTGGATGGCTCCGATATCCTGGTAGCGAACTACTCGCAGATGCGGATACGCAAGGATATCTTCCACAACATAAATTGGACCGTCACCATTCTGGACGAAGCCCAATACATAAAAAATCCGAGCTCGCAGACCGCAAAGGTCGCTCGGGAACTGAAGTCCGAACACCGTATCGCTCTCACGGGTACACCCGTCGAAAACAAAGCAACTGACCTTTGGTCCATTTTTTCCTACGCCCTGCCCGGCTTGCTGGGTAGCAAGTCGTCCTTCTCGAAGCACTACAAAGAGAATGACCCACAGACCCCTGCCCGCCTTGCCTCCCGCGTGAGCCACTTCATGATTCGTAGGAGCAAAAAACAAGTGGCCACGGATCTCCCGGACCGTATCGAAGAATCCCTGGTTTGCCAAATGGAAGGCGAGCAAAAGGATCTCTACCTCGCGGAATTGAAGCTCACCCAAGAGAAAGTCCTCGGGATAGACAGCAAATCAGCCTTCGCCAAGGAGCGTTTCAACATCCTCGCTTCCCTATTACGACTACGCCAAATCTGCTGCCACCCAGCATTGATTAGTAGCGAATACAAATCAGTGAAAAGCGCCAAGCTCGAGGGCCTCCTTGATCTCGTTTCCGAGCTGCAAGAGGAGGGACACAAGGTACTCATCTTCTCCCAATTCGTGGAGATGCTGAAAATCATCGCCGAAGCCCTGGACGGAATTGGCTGCAAACACCTAACGCTTACCGGACAAACTCGAGATCGGGAGCAGTTGGTTGACCAGTTCCAAAACGACGACTCGATCACCGCATTTCTGCTTTCCCTCAGAGCGGCGGGTTCCGGTCTCAATCTTACCTCTGCGAGCTATGTCGTCCTGTACGATCCTTGGTGGAACCCTGCTGTCGAGGCTCAGGCAATCGACCGAACCCACCGTATCGGCCAAAAGAATACCGTAAACGCTTACCGCCTCATCGCGAAGGATTCAGTGGAGCAGAAGATCCAAAGTCTTCAGCTGAGAAAAGAAACCTTAGCGAACGAAATTGTCCGAGAAGAAGCCCTTTCCGATATCCTAGACTTGGATAATCTGAAACACGTCCTCAGCCAGTAG